The sequence below is a genomic window from Acidobacteriota bacterium.
GGTCTACTTCCCCGAGGAGATCGTTCACGCGGCGGGCATGCTGCCGTTCAAGATGCGTGGCGCACAGTTGGAGCCCACCAACGCCGACTCTCGCTTCGGCTCCTACCTGTGCTCCATTCTGAAGACCAACCTCGAACTCTGCCTGACGGGCAGGGTCGAACTGGACATGTTCGTCACCCACCCGATCTGCGACGCGGCTCGTAACCTCGCGCCGGTGTTCGGTCGAAACTTCGACTACCCGTGCCAGATCCTCTATCTCCCACAGAACCCCAATTCCGGTCACAGCGTCGAGTATCTGACCGATGAGTACGGCCGGCTCAAGCGGCTGGTCGAGGAGGTCTCTGGCAACACGATCACCGACGACGCGTTGCAAAACTCCATCGCGGTCTTCAACAACAACCGTCGTCTTCTTCGTGAGCTGTACGACATCAAGCGCGAGACCCCCTGGCTCGTCGCTGCCGAAGACGCTTACGCACTGGTGTCCAGCGCCGGGATGATGCCCCGCGAAGAGCACAACGAGCTCCTCCAGCACGTGCTGCCGCTCATCAGGAAGCGCAAGATCAAGGCGGAGGACCGAATCCGCGTCGTCTTCGAAGGTGGCTTTTGCGAACAACCGCCATTCGATCTGATCCGGATGCTCGGTCGATCTTGCTATCTCGTCGACGACGACCTGCTGATTGGTCTGCGATGGCTGATCGAGGACGTCGATGTCGCCGGCGACCCGCTCCACAATCTGGCATTCGCCTATATCGAACGGTCGTCCTACAGCCCGGTCCAGCACGATCTTCGCAAACCCAAGGAAGAGATGTTGGAGAAGCGGATCGACGGTGCCAGGGCCGATGCGGCCATCATCGCCGCCGC
It includes:
- a CDS encoding 2-hydroxyacyl-CoA dehydratase; amino-acid sequence: MSKPVFDCWKGKPLDDILLEVRDLVEDPDMLTAKRWREQGGKIAGHFQVYFPEEIVHAAGMLPFKMRGAQLEPTNADSRFGSYLCSILKTNLELCLTGRVELDMFVTHPICDAARNLAPVFGRNFDYPCQILYLPQNPNSGHSVEYLTDEYGRLKRLVEEVSGNTITDDALQNSIAVFNNNRRLLRELYDIKRETPWLVAAEDAYALVSSAGMMPREEHNELLQHVLPLIRKRKIKAEDRIRVVFEGGFCEQPPFDLIRMLGRSCYLVDDDLLIGLRWLIEDVDVAGDPLHNLAFAYIERSSYSPVQHDLRKPKEEMLEKRIDGARADAAIIAAAKMCEPGLEEQVAYVAALEKKGLPYFVSEFEENMTSFSQLELQLDTFMENLLFG